TTCAAGAATCAAAAGACGATGAAAAATCCATAAAAGAGTTCTCAGCGTTCGACAGTATGGATTTCGTATTGGAAGCGTATAAGGATTTAGTACGGGTCGTAGAAAAGATTAGAGCGTACGGACTTGAAGATATTACCAAGGAAGCAACTCGCGGCGATTTCTTGGCTGGTTTTGAGGAATTTTCAGTCATAAGCCCTACAAAGAAATATTATGATGATTATCTCGAAGAGCTGAAAGATGAGACTTACCTTAACGAAACAAAAGCGCTACTCTTAGAACATCAATCAGAGGATAGGTCAGAATTTGCAATGCCCAAGCTAACCGAAATAATGGAAGAAGAAATCGTTGCCAGTAATCCCTGCGAACATCTTAAAAAAAGTAGTAAGGGTGTATCAGCCACCAATATGGTAAGTATCGTCACACTCTTGAAAATTGATGATAGAAAACTGTTGTTCACAGGTGATTCCGGTATCGAGAGCTTTACGGACCAAGGGTTGCTTGACAAAAATATAAAGGATTTAGAATTTCTCGACCTATCGCATCACGGTAGCAAATATAATACTTCAAAAGAATTATTGGAATATTTTAATCCTGAAACGGTGTTCGTGTCAGCGAAAAACGGAAAGAATAGACCAAGCAAGAATATCGTTCGTTGCCTAAACGAAAAAAGGACTGGCGATAATGTATTCGTTACAAATAAAAATTTCGATACTTGGTATCTCAAATACACAAATTCTAAGAATATTTATAGAGTGACTATCTAAAGATGATAACTTTTAGATTTGGAAAAACTCAATTAAAAAGGCGATTTATCCTTTGAACCTCTCGCATCTGCCAACCATTTTCCATCCTGTTTGACGAGTTTAAAAATACCAGGTGTTTTGTCGTAGGCCGTAGTATATTTTACCCAAGCCACGTCGCCCATAATGGTGTCCTGCAAAACAGTAAAGTTGGAATCATCCTTTTGTATAACATTGAACATATTCATAGTGTTCATATAGTTAGAATAGGCCTGTGAAGTCGAGTTGGCTTTTAGGGTTTCTTCATCCTTTTCATAAAAACTTTCGATAACAATCTGGGCTGTAGCACTTGGTCCGGAAACTTTAGTTGTGGATTCGGCACACGAAAGGAACAGCACTACGAGCGAGAAAACAACAATTTTTTTCATAACAGTATTAATTTGGGTTATTAATATATCTGTGCGATAGTTTCATTTCAATATTTCGTTCACCATCCTTTTCATTCAGTTCTAAAATTGTCCTGC
This genomic interval from Nonlabens spongiae contains the following:
- a CDS encoding ComEC/Rec2 family competence protein, whose product is MKFEVNMINVQDGDAIILMLEKENRNALIVIDGGYNKYYGKIKRRLEEVLPRFGNKIDLLVCTHYDNDHLSGVENIIEDYHSIIREIWIHKVEHSLSEQEKYLNQEISRLQESKDDEKSIKEFSAFDSMDFVLEAYKDLVRVVEKIRAYGLEDITKEATRGDFLAGFEEFSVISPTKKYYDDYLEELKDETYLNETKALLLEHQSEDRSEFAMPKLTEIMEEEIVASNPCEHLKKSSKGVSATNMVSIVTLLKIDDRKLLFTGDSGIESFTDQGLLDKNIKDLEFLDLSHHGSKYNTSKELLEYFNPETVFVSAKNGKNRPSKNIVRCLNEKRTGDNVFVTNKNFDTWYLKYTNSKNIYRVTI